In Microcaecilia unicolor chromosome 1, aMicUni1.1, whole genome shotgun sequence, the following are encoded in one genomic region:
- the CEBPG gene encoding CCAAT/enhancer-binding protein gamma, with amino-acid sequence MSKPPGQTGTMESNGLGAHHLPSQSSGLQQVPQLTLVSPSGGGKATPPSKHGKKGAPLERNTDEYRQRRERNNMAVKKSRLKSKQKAQDTLQRVNQLKEENERLEAKIKLLTKELSVLKDLFLEHAHNLADNVQPPSSNGTESAAAPSTIQDTAGQ; translated from the coding sequence ATGAGCAAGCCCCCAGGGCAGACTGGCACCATGGAGTCGAACGGGTTGGGCGCCCATCATTTACCATCTCAGAGCAGTGGGCTGCAGCAGGTACCACAGCTCACGCTGGTCAGCCCCAGTGGTGGGGGTAAGGCTACACCCCCCAGCAAGCATGGCAAAAAAGGCGCCCCGCTGGAGAGGAACACTGATGAGTACCGGCAACGCAGGGAACGTAACAACATGGCAGTGAAAAAGAGTCGCTTAAAGAGCAAGCAGAAGGCACAGGACACACTGCAGAGGGTCAATCAGCTGAAGGAGGAGAACGAGCGGTTGGAAGCTAAGATCAAGCTGCTGACCAAGGAGTTAAGTGTGTTGAAGGACCTTTTCCTGGAACATGCTCACAACCTGGCAGACAATGTGCAACCCCCCTCCTCTAATGGCACAGAAAGCGCTGCTGCTCCCAGCACAATTCAGGACACTGCGGGCCAGTAA